The genomic window TACTAAAATAGCAGGTTCTGGAATATTGGCATGAGAGTAGATTTGCATAATCATACAACTCTTTGTAACCATGCAACTGGAACAATGGAAGAGTATGTAAAAAAAGCAATTGAATTAGGAATTGACGAATTTGGCTTTTCTGAACATGCCCCTATGGACTTTGATGAGGAATATAGACTTAATATTTCTCAAAAAGATTATTATGAAAATGAAGTTAAAAAACTACAAGATAAGTATAAAAAGCAAATAAAAATTTTATTGGCATATGAAGTTGATTTTATGCAAAATATAAAAATGCTAGATGAAATTTTAAATGCAAAAGTTGATTATCTTATTGGTTCTGTGCACTTTTTAGATGGTTGGGGTTTTGATAACCCAGAATTTATTGGCAAGTATGAGAATAATGATATTGATAAAATATGGCAAGATTATTTTGATACAGTTCAAGCTCTTGCAAAATCAAAGTATTTTGATATTGTAGGGCACATTGATTTAATAAAGATTTTTAAGTATCTACCTAAAAAAGATATAAAAACAATAGCAAAAGATGCTCTTAAAGAGATAAAGAAATCTAATATGGCAATAGAAGTAAATGCAGCGGGATTAAGAAAACCAATAAAAGAAATTTATCCTTCAAAAGATATTTTAGAATTGGTTTATGAACTTGATATTCCTATAACACTTAGTTCTGATGCACATAGTGTTGATCAAATAGGTTTTAAGTATGAAGAAGTAATAAGTTATGTAAAATCTTTTGGTTTTACTAAAGTGGCAACATATGAGAAGAGAGAAAGAATGCTGGTTAGTTTTTAACCAGATGAATTATAAAATATCTTTTAAATAATATAATAAATGTTTATTTTTTATACAAAAATTTGGTAATTTATAAACTTAATTTTGATAAGATATGATAAATTAAAATATCAGGAGATTATGTATGGGTAAATTTGTTAACAATACTGAAGAGTTTTTTAAATATTGTGAAGAAAATGAAGTAAAATTTGTAGATTTTAGATTTACAGACATGAAAGGTATGTGGCATCATGTAACTTATATGATGAGTGCGGTAAATGAAGGTAATTTAACAAATGGTTTACCATTTGATGGTTCATCAGTTGATGCATGGCAACCAATTAATAAATCAGATATGCTATTAAAACCAGATGTTGCAACAGCATTTTTAGATCCTTTTACAGCAGATTCAACAATTATTGTAATTTGTGATGTTTATGATATTTATAAAGGTGAAATGTACGAAAAATGTCCAAGATCAATTGCTAAAAAAGCATTAACTCATTTAAGTGAGTCTGGTGTTGGTGATGTTGCTTATTTTGGACCTGAAAATGAATTCTTTATTTTTGATGATGTAAAAATTATAGATAGTATTAATGAGTCTTATTTTAGAGTTGATTCAGAAGAGGGTTGTTGGGCAGATTCAAGAGATATTGAAGGTGGAAATACAGGACATAGACCAAGAACTAAAGGTGGATACTTTCCAGTTCAACCAACAGATTCAATGGTTGATTTAAGAGCTGAAATGATGCTAGTTTTAGAACAAGTTGGTTTAGAAGTTATTTTAGGACATCATGAAGTTGCTCAAGCACAAGGTGAAATTGGTATTGTTTTTGGTGACTTAATTGAAGCTGCGGATAATGTTCAAAAATATAAATATGTTTGTAAAATGGTTGCACACTTAAATGGTAAAACTTGTACTTTTATGCCAAAACCACTTTACGGTGATAATGGAAATGGTATGCATGTTCATCAATCAATTTGGAAAGAGGGTAAAAACTTATTCTACAAAGAGGGTGAGTATGGAAATCTTTCTGAAACAGCTAGACATTATGTTGGTGGAATTTTTAAACATGCTAGAGCAGTTGCTGCATTTACTAACCCATCAACTAACTCTTACAAAAGATTAATTCCAGGATTTGAAGCTCCTTCAATCTTAACTTACTCTTCTCAAAATAGATCAGCTTCTTGTAGAGTTCCTTATGGAGCAGGTGAAAAAGCTACTAGAATTGAAATGAGATTTCCAGATTCTACTTCTTGTCCTTATTTAGGATTTGCAGCTATGTTAATGGCTGGACTTGATGGTATTGCTAATAAAGTTGAACCAATTGGTCCAATGGATGAAGATTTATTTGAAATGCCTTTAGATGAAATTAGAGAGAGAAAAATTCCTCAAATGCCTCATACATTAAGAGGTTCTTTAGAAGCATTAATTAGAGATAATGATTTCTTAAAACCTGTATTTACTCAAGATATGATAGATACATACCAACACTATAAATTTGAAACTCAAGTTTGGCCTGATGAAGCTAGACCTACTGCGTTTGAATTCATGAGTACTTATTCTTGTTAATAACAAGAATAAGTTTTTAAAAGCTTGGCTTTTTAGCCAAGCTTTTTTTATGCCTAGTTTTTAAAATTGAACTTGATCTTTTTCAAGAAGTCTTGATTTATTTAATGGAAGTTTTGAAGTTTCTGTATAGTACTCTTTTTGTCCATTTAATGTAGTAGTTTTAACATTATCTGGTTGTGAAAAGTTTCTTTTAATTTCAGGGTGAAGTTTCAAGTAGTTTTTATAAAAATATGCAAAAGCTGGTCCTGCTGCTCTTCCTCCTGTTTCACTTCTTCTCATAGGTTTATTGTCATCATTTCCAAACCAAACAATTGTTTGTAAAGTAGGAGTATATCCACAAAACCATGCATCGATATTGTTATTTGAAGTTCCCGTTTTCCCAGCAATCTCAATTCCCTCAACATTTGCCATTCTTCCTGTCCCTTTATTTACAACATCTTCTAATATTGTTGTCATTAAATAAGCTTGTTCAGGTGTTGTTACAAATTTTTCTTCTGGTTCAAAATTTACAGTTTGTTTGTATCGATTAGTAATAGAACTAACAATATAGGGTTTTACTTGAATCCCATTATTTGAAAACATAGAGTAGGTTTGGGAAAATTCCATTGGAGAAACCCCAAAACTTCCTAATGTAATTGATAAGTCAAATGGTAAATCATTAAATCCATATGTCTTTAATCCTTTATAAATAACATCAATGCCTATATCATTTACTAAATTAATTGTGGCAAGATTTCGTGAGTGAACTAATGCTTCTCTTAAAGTAATTAATCCTTTATAATCTTCTTCATAATTCTTAGGTTGCCATCTTTTTTTACTTGTATCTTCATCTGTTTCTTCTGTTACTTGATCATCTGCTTCATTTGCATCAGGATTTTCTGTGTTAGCTTTTTTTGTTTCTTCATCATCAAATTCATATGTTCTTGAAATATCTGCTATAAGACTTGCAGGTGAGTACCCTAAATCTAAAGCTTGTTGATAAATAAATGGTTTTACAGCACTTCCTGGTTGTCTTTGACTTTGTATAACTCTGTTAAATGAAGACTCTCTATAATTAACACCACCTACTAAACTTAGAATTTTCCCAGTATTATTTTCAATTGTGATTAGTCCACCATTTAAAGTTTTTGTAAATGCTTCTTGTTCTTCTATTAAATTTATAGGATAAACTTCTAAGCCTTTGAAAGCTTGAGATCTAAAGTATTGATCTCTTTTAATAATATTATTATATGAAAGCTTTAAAGCTTCTCTTGCTATTTCTTGTGCTTTTAAATCAATAGTCAAATTAATTATATATCCTTCTTCTTTTATATTTGGAATATTTTTTCTTAATTCTTTAAAGGCATAATCAACAATATATGGAGCTTTATTTTTAGTTAGGGTTTGGTTATAAACAGTTGGCACAGAATCTGTAGCTTCTTGGTATTCATTTTGATTTATCCAACCAAGAGTTTTTAATCTATTTACAACTTGGTTTGCTCTTGCAAGTGAGAACTTTAAATTTCTTGTTGGGTCATAAAAACTAGGAGCTTTAGGAAGACCAACTAATATTGCAATTTCTTTTAATGATAATTGATAAAGTTCTTTTTTAAAGTATCCAAGTGCTGCTGTTCTTATACCAAAGTATCCATGGCCAAAATATACTTGATTGAAATATCGTTCCAGAATTTCTTCTTTTGTTAATACTTGTTCAACTCTAATTGAAAGTAAGGCTTCTTTGATTTTTCTTATAAGTTTTTTTTCTCTAGTAAGTAAAACAGTTTTGACTAATTGTTGTGTTAATGTACTAGCTCCCTCAACTAATTTTCCAGCTTTTATATCTTTAATTAAAGCTCTACTAATAGCATCAAGGTTTACTCCTCCATGTTCGAAGAATTGAGTATCTTCTATAGCTAATAATGCCTCAATTACTCTTGGCGGTATATCATCATAATCTACATAAAGTCTGTTTTCTTTCTCAAAAATGTTGGCTACTAATTCACCATTTTTATCAAAAAATTGAGTTGTCAAAGGTGGTTTATAATTAACTATTTTATCAATATCAAATCTTAAGTTGAGATATAAATAAACTAGCCAAGATACGACTGATAGTCCAATTATTGTAATAATTCCTAAAATATATTTTATCATTATGCTTCCCTGAATTTTTTATTTATAAAGTTTGAATTTATTAATTCAATAGTATATTCATTTTTTGGATTAGATAAAACATCTTTTGTTTTACCACTTTCTATTATTTTACCATTTTTTAAAATTATAATATCTTCACACAAATCTTTTATAGAATAGATATCATGTGTAACATATAATATTCTTAAATCTAACTCTTTAATTAACTTTTCTAAAAGTTGTAATAT from Arcobacter sp. F2176 includes these protein-coding regions:
- the hisJ gene encoding histidinol-phosphatase HisJ, whose product is MRVDLHNHTTLCNHATGTMEEYVKKAIELGIDEFGFSEHAPMDFDEEYRLNISQKDYYENEVKKLQDKYKKQIKILLAYEVDFMQNIKMLDEILNAKVDYLIGSVHFLDGWGFDNPEFIGKYENNDIDKIWQDYFDTVQALAKSKYFDIVGHIDLIKIFKYLPKKDIKTIAKDALKEIKKSNMAIEVNAAGLRKPIKEIYPSKDILELVYELDIPITLSSDAHSVDQIGFKYEEVISYVKSFGFTKVATYEKRERMLVSF
- the glnA gene encoding type I glutamate--ammonia ligase, with product MGKFVNNTEEFFKYCEENEVKFVDFRFTDMKGMWHHVTYMMSAVNEGNLTNGLPFDGSSVDAWQPINKSDMLLKPDVATAFLDPFTADSTIIVICDVYDIYKGEMYEKCPRSIAKKALTHLSESGVGDVAYFGPENEFFIFDDVKIIDSINESYFRVDSEEGCWADSRDIEGGNTGHRPRTKGGYFPVQPTDSMVDLRAEMMLVLEQVGLEVILGHHEVAQAQGEIGIVFGDLIEAADNVQKYKYVCKMVAHLNGKTCTFMPKPLYGDNGNGMHVHQSIWKEGKNLFYKEGEYGNLSETARHYVGGIFKHARAVAAFTNPSTNSYKRLIPGFEAPSILTYSSQNRSASCRVPYGAGEKATRIEMRFPDSTSCPYLGFAAMLMAGLDGIANKVEPIGPMDEDLFEMPLDEIRERKIPQMPHTLRGSLEALIRDNDFLKPVFTQDMIDTYQHYKFETQVWPDEARPTAFEFMSTYSC
- a CDS encoding penicillin-binding protein 1A, which produces MIKYILGIITIIGLSVVSWLVYLYLNLRFDIDKIVNYKPPLTTQFFDKNGELVANIFEKENRLYVDYDDIPPRVIEALLAIEDTQFFEHGGVNLDAISRALIKDIKAGKLVEGASTLTQQLVKTVLLTREKKLIRKIKEALLSIRVEQVLTKEEILERYFNQVYFGHGYFGIRTAALGYFKKELYQLSLKEIAILVGLPKAPSFYDPTRNLKFSLARANQVVNRLKTLGWINQNEYQEATDSVPTVYNQTLTKNKAPYIVDYAFKELRKNIPNIKEEGYIINLTIDLKAQEIAREALKLSYNNIIKRDQYFRSQAFKGLEVYPINLIEEQEAFTKTLNGGLITIENNTGKILSLVGGVNYRESSFNRVIQSQRQPGSAVKPFIYQQALDLGYSPASLIADISRTYEFDDEETKKANTENPDANEADDQVTEETDEDTSKKRWQPKNYEEDYKGLITLREALVHSRNLATINLVNDIGIDVIYKGLKTYGFNDLPFDLSITLGSFGVSPMEFSQTYSMFSNNGIQVKPYIVSSITNRYKQTVNFEPEEKFVTTPEQAYLMTTILEDVVNKGTGRMANVEGIEIAGKTGTSNNNIDAWFCGYTPTLQTIVWFGNDDNKPMRRSETGGRAAGPAFAYFYKNYLKLHPEIKRNFSQPDNVKTTTLNGQKEYYTETSKLPLNKSRLLEKDQVQF